One Candidatus Hepatobacter penaei DNA window includes the following coding sequences:
- a CDS encoding class II fumarate hydratase — MKTTEATRTESDSFGSQEVPASRYWGASTQRCLTQFHVDDKVMPLQVIHAFGWIKKAAALAHQELGWLDPQLAKVIIEAASEVAEGTWDDHFPLGIWQTGSGTATHMNVNEVIANRASEKCGQALGQKAPVHPNDHVNMGQSTNDTFGTAMHVALWGGVHDILLPALASLIHALKDQQNKGASVVKMGRTHLQDAAPLMVGDEWGAFVDTCEVSQKRIMHCVQDLTCLPQGGTAVGTGLNAHPQFASLFADHLSRLLHTSFTTHPAPFSLMSMHDAIVFLGHAFSLLAGDLLKMGQDLRLLSSGPRAGLGEFVLPQNEPGSSIMPGKVNPTHIESLLMICVHVQGLSSIVAQAGASGQLQLNVMKPLIVSHMFDMITLLANGMNNLRQYCLEGITLQQDQINRHVHNSLMLVTALTPHIGYDKAARMARYAFDHNCSLQEANRQLGYVSEKDFNRWIQVEAMASPKAGV; from the coding sequence GTGAAGACAACAGAAGCAACGCGCACAGAATCGGACAGCTTCGGGTCCCAAGAAGTGCCCGCCTCTCGCTATTGGGGGGCCAGCACGCAGCGATGTCTCACGCAGTTTCATGTTGATGACAAGGTCATGCCTTTGCAAGTGATTCATGCGTTTGGATGGATTAAGAAGGCCGCAGCCCTTGCCCATCAAGAGCTTGGATGGCTTGATCCTCAGCTGGCCAAGGTGATCATAGAGGCGGCCTCTGAAGTGGCTGAGGGTACATGGGATGATCATTTTCCTTTGGGCATATGGCAAACAGGTTCTGGCACCGCCACACACATGAATGTGAACGAGGTGATTGCCAACAGAGCCAGTGAAAAGTGCGGTCAGGCCTTGGGGCAAAAAGCGCCTGTGCACCCCAACGATCATGTCAACATGGGTCAATCCACCAACGATACCTTTGGCACAGCCATGCATGTGGCCCTTTGGGGGGGTGTGCATGACATCTTGCTGCCTGCGCTTGCATCGCTGATTCATGCGTTGAAGGATCAGCAAAACAAAGGAGCATCTGTGGTCAAAATGGGGCGCACGCACCTGCAAGACGCAGCACCGTTGATGGTGGGTGATGAGTGGGGTGCGTTTGTGGACACGTGTGAAGTGTCTCAAAAGCGCATCATGCATTGTGTTCAAGATCTTACCTGTTTGCCTCAGGGCGGCACGGCCGTGGGGACGGGGCTTAACGCGCACCCTCAGTTTGCTTCCCTTTTTGCGGACCATCTATCTCGTCTCCTACACACCTCTTTCACAACGCACCCAGCGCCTTTTTCTCTGATGTCTATGCATGACGCCATTGTTTTTTTGGGGCACGCTTTTTCTTTGCTGGCGGGGGATTTATTGAAAATGGGGCAGGATCTTCGTTTATTATCTTCAGGGCCGCGGGCGGGTTTGGGTGAGTTTGTGTTGCCACAAAATGAACCCGGATCATCCATCATGCCCGGTAAGGTCAACCCCACACACATTGAATCTTTGCTGATGATTTGTGTGCACGTGCAAGGCCTGTCTTCTATTGTCGCACAAGCAGGCGCGTCAGGGCAGCTTCAGCTCAATGTGATGAAGCCGCTTATCGTATCTCACATGTTTGACATGATCACCCTGTTGGCCAATGGCATGAACAATCTGCGCCAGTATTGCCTTGAGGGGATCACCTTGCAGCAAGATCAAATCAATCGTCATGTGCACAATTCACTGATGCTGGTGACCGCCCTCACACCGCATATTGGGTATGATAAAGCTGCGCGTATGGCCCGCTATGCCTTTGACCATAACTGTTCTCTCCAAGAGGCCAATCGTCAGCTGGGTTATGTTTCTGAAAAAGATTTTAACCGTTGGATCCAGGTAGAGGCCATGGCAAGTCCCAAGGCGGGCGTCTAA
- a CDS encoding 3-deoxy-manno-octulosonate cytidylyltransferase — MSTLVIIPARLGATRLPRKPLALLDGKPLIHHVIEQAHKANIGPVVVAVDSDELKTCVEQVGGHAILTDPYLPSGSDRIYQALEIFDPQETFTHIVNIQGDMAVFPAHRIKELVNTTHFEITTAVIPLDKEEQNNPHHVKAVLAPASVPGWHHACYFSRAPVPYGAAPMWHHMGVYVFRRPILKRFVSLPPSSLEQTEKLEQLRALAQGWRIGVKTLPKEPWLSIDTPQDIHNAEAFLQPNTQTTPHTAAQTVG; from the coding sequence ATGAGCACCCTTGTGATCATCCCCGCGCGCTTAGGGGCCACCCGATTGCCGCGCAAACCCCTGGCCCTTTTGGATGGCAAGCCCTTGATTCATCACGTGATCGAACAAGCGCACAAAGCCAACATTGGCCCTGTGGTGGTGGCAGTGGATAGTGATGAGCTCAAAACATGCGTGGAACAGGTCGGCGGGCACGCCATCCTCACAGATCCCTATTTACCTTCAGGGTCAGACCGAATCTATCAAGCACTGGAAATCTTTGACCCGCAAGAAACCTTCACCCACATTGTGAACATACAGGGGGATATGGCTGTGTTTCCTGCCCACAGGATCAAAGAGCTTGTAAACACAACGCATTTTGAAATCACCACGGCCGTAATTCCCCTGGACAAGGAAGAGCAGAATAACCCACACCATGTAAAAGCCGTCCTTGCGCCCGCCTCTGTGCCGGGGTGGCACCATGCATGCTATTTCAGCCGTGCACCTGTGCCTTATGGGGCCGCACCCATGTGGCACCACATGGGTGTGTATGTGTTTCGCCGCCCGATCCTTAAACGCTTTGTCTCCTTGCCGCCTTCATCCCTTGAACAGACAGAAAAGCTTGAGCAACTGCGGGCCTTAGCGCAAGGGTGGCGCATTGGGGTCAAAACCTTGCCGAAAGAACCCTGGCTCAGCATTGACACCCCCCAAGATATCCATAACGCTGAGGCTTTTTTGCAACCAAACACCCAAACCACGCCTCACACAGCTGCCCAAACGGTGGGTTAA
- the hemW gene encoding radical SAM family heme chaperone HemW, which yields MPLSLYIHWPFCLSKCPYCDFNSHVNRDMDEQRFISALITEMKSAAQRFDCPAHLVSIFFGGGTPSLMPPEGVARLIDVAQRLFAFDDTIEITMEANPTTFERSRFQAFYDAGIRRLSLGVQSFSDDHLAFLGRGHSAAEAKNALAQARDIFPRMSFDLMYGLRDQTCTMWRHELRQAWDFAPTHVSCYQLTFEPGTAFYPRYVRGELTYPEEAIEVAFDEETETFWHQKGVNRYEVSNYACPGEESRHNLAYWRFQPTLGIGPGSHGRPHYKQGRYREVTYRHPQTWLEAVEKHGHGTETSTPLSCEEYDLEKLMMGLRLTEGIKIKEFHHDLSDEKIQTLEQHGLILLTKDALKVTSQGRLCLNSVIRFLAHGAQKESHAFIE from the coding sequence ATGCCGCTGTCTTTGTATATCCATTGGCCTTTTTGTTTATCCAAATGTCCTTATTGTGACTTCAATAGTCATGTAAACCGTGACATGGATGAACAACGTTTTATCAGCGCACTGATCACAGAGATGAAAAGCGCAGCGCAGCGTTTTGATTGCCCCGCCCATCTTGTCAGCATTTTCTTTGGGGGCGGCACCCCCTCATTGATGCCCCCTGAAGGTGTGGCTCGTCTGATTGATGTTGCGCAGAGGCTTTTTGCTTTTGATGACACCATAGAGATTACGATGGAGGCGAACCCAACCACGTTTGAAAGGAGTCGTTTTCAAGCTTTTTATGATGCAGGCATTCGCCGTCTTTCGCTGGGTGTTCAATCTTTTTCCGATGATCATCTTGCCTTTTTAGGCCGGGGACACAGCGCTGCCGAAGCAAAAAATGCCTTGGCACAAGCGCGCGATATCTTTCCCCGTATGTCTTTTGATCTCATGTATGGGTTGCGTGATCAGACATGTACTATGTGGCGTCATGAGCTGAGGCAAGCCTGGGATTTTGCCCCCACGCACGTGTCATGCTATCAACTCACTTTTGAGCCTGGCACTGCTTTTTATCCACGGTATGTGCGGGGGGAGTTGACCTACCCTGAAGAGGCGATAGAAGTGGCTTTTGATGAGGAAACAGAGACTTTTTGGCACCAAAAAGGTGTGAACCGTTATGAGGTTTCTAATTATGCTTGCCCCGGTGAAGAAAGTCGGCACAACCTTGCCTATTGGCGCTTTCAGCCGACATTGGGCATAGGTCCAGGCAGCCATGGTCGCCCACACTATAAGCAAGGGCGTTATCGTGAGGTGACATACCGCCATCCTCAAACCTGGCTTGAGGCTGTGGAAAAGCATGGTCATGGCACAGAAACATCGACGCCACTTTCGTGTGAGGAATATGACTTAGAAAAACTCATGATGGGCCTGCGTCTCACAGAAGGCATCAAAATCAAAGAGTTTCATCACGATTTATCTGATGAAAAAATCCAGACCCTTGAACAGCATGGGCTGATCCTTTTGACAAAAGACGCCCTGAAAGTGACCTCTCAGGGACGCCTGTGTCTTAATAGCGTGATACGATTTCTTGCGCATGGCGCACAGAAAGAAAGCCACGCTTTTATTGAATAG
- the tssF gene encoding type VI secretion system baseplate subunit TssF — protein sequence MQEHNPNFSRLLPFYQREMTYLLRVGQEFAKAYPRAAQRLELSSKGSSDPHVERLLESFAFLTGRLQMEVEDHQSFITNSLLSILYPQFTSPFPSCVITKLKPKDGAGELFKGRIVPARTPLTTTSEDGSTCKFQTTMESKVWPLDVTQVTYERAQRYDIPAHKLKTPWLIRVRIESTQGSLSSLDVDDLVFYLGGDILTAFTLFRWFSTYDVHQNMPLFWTSDQPGTGMLVDAFSPMGFEENQGILPKVHNTSMAQQWLWDFFHFPQKFLFFNVNQLRPVFQNTHGSFIDLLFPLPPNSSPEQWPLVEQNIALGCVPAVNLFPKTSEPIKLDHKKTLYRLITDYRFEDTTEVYSIEKISSATNLNTPAETIDPYFSYTHPIKKKNKSAFWMGHRVQTMLPNTQGTDMLLSFLDYRVEEEDDQEKVVYAHMLCTNRNFAEKIPVHANFDVQGDFAGLHAITLFKPTRVAKPNLSGDVQWDLINHLGLDHLGLCAHTKSIIPLKRLLSIYNKGHTSLGFAIDAIQDIHFEKTLSAWGEKAWRSFVPTLIVTVKVDDQKANTQGFFVLCTILKELFKSTSSFNTLLETRLVGLSDNLIKCWPAEPCIAHVL from the coding sequence ATGCAAGAGCATAACCCGAATTTCTCACGACTGCTGCCTTTTTACCAGAGAGAGATGACTTACCTGCTGAGAGTGGGTCAAGAATTCGCCAAAGCTTATCCACGAGCTGCACAAAGACTTGAGTTAAGTTCAAAAGGATCATCAGATCCTCATGTAGAGCGATTGCTTGAATCCTTTGCTTTTTTGACAGGCCGTTTGCAAATGGAGGTGGAGGATCACCAATCTTTCATCACCAACAGCCTGTTAAGCATTTTGTACCCCCAATTCACATCCCCTTTTCCTTCGTGCGTCATCACAAAGCTTAAACCCAAAGATGGTGCCGGTGAGCTTTTTAAAGGACGCATTGTGCCTGCACGCACCCCTCTCACCACCACATCTGAAGACGGCTCTACGTGTAAATTTCAAACCACCATGGAAAGCAAGGTTTGGCCCCTTGACGTCACACAGGTGACGTATGAACGGGCGCAACGCTATGACATTCCTGCCCATAAACTGAAAACACCTTGGCTTATTCGTGTACGTATTGAATCTACACAAGGTTCTCTTTCTTCTCTAGATGTTGACGATCTTGTTTTCTATCTTGGGGGTGATATCCTCACGGCCTTCACCCTCTTTCGATGGTTTAGCACCTATGATGTGCACCAAAACATGCCCCTCTTTTGGACGTCAGATCAGCCAGGTACCGGCATGTTAGTGGATGCTTTTTCTCCCATGGGGTTTGAGGAAAACCAAGGCATTTTACCCAAAGTGCACAACACATCCATGGCTCAGCAATGGTTATGGGATTTTTTCCATTTCCCACAAAAGTTTTTGTTTTTTAATGTCAACCAGCTCAGGCCCGTTTTCCAGAACACCCATGGCTCTTTTATTGACCTACTGTTTCCGCTGCCGCCTAACAGCTCACCTGAACAGTGGCCCCTTGTGGAACAAAACATTGCACTCGGGTGTGTGCCGGCTGTGAATTTATTCCCTAAAACATCCGAGCCTATCAAGCTTGACCACAAAAAAACACTTTATCGTTTGATTACCGATTATCGTTTTGAGGACACCACAGAAGTTTACAGCATTGAGAAAATCTCTTCTGCCACCAATCTCAACACCCCTGCTGAAACCATTGACCCTTATTTTTCTTATACACACCCCATCAAGAAAAAAAACAAGAGTGCCTTTTGGATGGGACACAGAGTCCAAACCATGCTCCCCAATACCCAGGGCACCGATATGCTCTTATCTTTTCTTGATTACCGGGTGGAAGAAGAGGACGACCAAGAAAAGGTGGTCTATGCCCATATGTTATGCACTAACAGAAATTTTGCTGAAAAAATACCTGTTCATGCCAATTTTGATGTGCAGGGAGATTTTGCAGGCCTGCATGCCATCACGCTTTTTAAGCCCACGCGCGTGGCAAAACCCAACTTATCGGGTGACGTTCAGTGGGATTTGATCAATCATCTGGGCCTTGATCATTTAGGGCTTTGCGCCCACACCAAAAGCATTATCCCCCTCAAGCGTTTGCTGAGCATTTATAACAAAGGTCATACGTCGCTTGGGTTTGCCATTGATGCCATTCAAGATATTCATTTTGAAAAAACACTCTCGGCATGGGGGGAAAAAGCCTGGCGCAGCTTTGTCCCCACCCTGATCGTTACGGTGAAGGTTGATGACCAAAAGGCCAATACCCAAGGCTTTTTTGTGCTGTGCACGATCTTAAAGGAGCTTTTCAAATCAACCAGCAGCTTCAACACATTGCTGGAAACCCGGTTGGTCGGGTTGTCAGATAACCTCATCAAATGCTGGCCTGCAGAACCATGTATCGCCCACGTTCTCTAA
- the tssG gene encoding type VI secretion system baseplate subunit TssG: MYRPRSLKTKLLKAPFTFEFAQAAHILNQQSNSSARTPLFFRSVTNFSLSASDILSIKPGSLSSPHGLFMTSPDKTQPTHSELIRTDIYVNFFGLSGSHGPLPLAYTEKIIHNTKRKDTALKDFLDLFNHRLLSIFFRMKQKFYPVLSWSEPQKSFIGQSLSALTSYHPIKKELFPERSLLMMAQAFWKKPHTPEGLCRLLAHHFSVAVRIVPFQGAWYNIPPQNRTLLGNKHRSILSKTFVLGARSWCQDHGMLICLDIHDDDLFFHLLPGGKYYQEVHHLITLYIGTRFDFYLSLALSTPCSTSLGPQKRPCLLGWTSWIGRTHKKKMTSVVRVKPTLSFTDNQEYTSSIV; the protein is encoded by the coding sequence ATGTATCGCCCACGTTCTCTAAAAACCAAGCTTCTCAAAGCCCCCTTCACATTTGAATTTGCGCAAGCTGCTCATATCCTTAACCAACAATCCAATTCATCAGCGCGCACACCGCTTTTCTTTCGATCTGTCACCAACTTTTCACTCAGTGCAAGTGACATTCTCAGCATTAAGCCTGGCTCCTTATCCTCCCCTCATGGTCTTTTTATGACCTCCCCAGACAAAACCCAACCGACACATTCCGAGCTCATACGCACGGATATTTATGTCAACTTTTTTGGGCTTTCTGGCTCTCACGGCCCCCTTCCGCTAGCTTATACAGAAAAAATCATTCACAACACCAAACGGAAAGATACGGCTCTGAAAGATTTTTTAGATCTTTTTAATCACCGGTTGTTGTCCATCTTTTTTCGGATGAAACAAAAATTTTATCCTGTTTTAAGTTGGTCTGAGCCTCAAAAAAGTTTTATTGGTCAATCCCTTTCGGCGCTCACCAGTTATCACCCTATTAAAAAAGAACTCTTCCCAGAGCGATCTTTGCTCATGATGGCACAAGCTTTTTGGAAAAAACCACACACCCCTGAAGGCCTGTGTCGCCTATTAGCGCACCATTTTTCTGTAGCTGTACGCATCGTGCCGTTTCAAGGCGCGTGGTACAACATCCCGCCTCAAAACAGAACTTTGTTAGGAAACAAACACCGATCCATTCTCAGCAAAACCTTTGTGTTAGGGGCGCGCTCATGGTGCCAGGATCATGGCATGTTGATTTGCCTTGACATCCATGACGATGACCTTTTTTTTCACCTCTTACCGGGTGGTAAATATTATCAAGAGGTCCATCACCTGATCACCCTCTATATAGGCACGCGTTTTGACTTTTATTTGTCACTTGCGCTATCTACACCTTGTTCCACATCCCTAGGCCCACAAAAAAGACCCTGTCTTTTAGGATGGACAAGCTGGATTGGAAGAACGCACAAGAAAAAGATGACAAGTGTTGTGCGGGTCAAACCCACCCTTTCCTTCACAGACAATCAAGAATACACATCATCTATTGTGTAA
- the dapB gene encoding 4-hydroxy-tetrahydrodipicolinate reductase, which translates to MHRPLSSEGPSSPLEVGVLGITGKMGQALRIICEENPHYTLVGGWSRSAPSSSKNFTDPRHVFEKAQVIIDVSHASCVIDHVKMAAQHQKPLLVCVTGFEDDPVHLLKPLASTAPLLYAANTSLGIALLKKIVYHVASHLGHEAEITITDRHHQHKKDAPSGTAKMLAEAVRQGRTSCIENTSQEGVSELLPITMTSWREGEVFGDHEVTFVTHNERLVLSHQALSREVFAEGALRLGGWLVHQQSGFYTIDDVYS; encoded by the coding sequence GTGCACAGGCCGCTTAGTTCAGAAGGCCCGTCTTCCCCGCTTGAGGTGGGGGTGCTGGGCATCACAGGAAAAATGGGGCAGGCGCTGAGAATCATATGTGAAGAAAACCCTCATTACACCTTGGTGGGTGGTTGGTCTCGATCTGCGCCGTCCTCTAGCAAAAATTTCACCGACCCAAGGCATGTGTTTGAGAAAGCACAGGTGATCATTGATGTGTCCCACGCCTCTTGTGTGATAGATCATGTGAAAATGGCCGCTCAGCATCAAAAACCTCTTCTTGTGTGTGTGACGGGGTTTGAGGACGATCCTGTGCACTTGTTGAAGCCCCTGGCCTCAACAGCCCCTTTGTTATATGCTGCGAACACATCGCTGGGCATCGCATTGCTCAAAAAAATCGTTTACCATGTGGCCTCGCATTTGGGGCACGAGGCTGAGATTACCATTACAGACCGCCATCACCAGCATAAAAAAGATGCTCCTTCGGGGACCGCCAAAATGTTAGCGGAGGCTGTGAGACAAGGCCGCACTTCTTGCATTGAGAACACCAGTCAAGAAGGGGTGTCTGAACTGTTGCCTATTACCATGACATCCTGGCGTGAAGGTGAGGTGTTTGGGGATCATGAGGTTACGTTTGTCACGCATAATGAGCGTCTTGTGTTGTCACATCAAGCGCTCAGCCGGGAGGTGTTTGCGGAAGGGGCCCTGCGTCTTGGGGGTTGGTTGGTTCATCAACAATCCGGTTTTTACACAATAGATGATGTGTATTCTTGA
- the accC gene encoding acetyl-CoA carboxylase biotin carboxylase subunit: MFQKVLIANRGEIALRILRALKEMNIRSVAVHSMADVDAMHVRLADESVCIGPALSRESYLNATSILAAAELTNADAIHPGVGFLSENADFARMVEDHGITFIGPSPAHMMMMGHKVKAKQAAHDMGLPLVPGSEGHVTSPSEASSCVKKLGYPFLMKAVHGGGGKGMRVVRQGDDVAKTLSLTRAEALANFGSDEVYLERYLETPRHIELQVLADQAGNVLILGERDCSVQRRHQKIWEEAPAPGIDRALVEALSEKAAAAMKRMGYVGAGTLEFLFEDGEFYFIEMNTRIQVEHPVTEMITGIDLIKEQIKVAYGDSLSLKQEDVVVKGHAVECRINAEDPETFLPAPGLIEAYLPPGGPHVRVDSGLYQGYKVPPYYDSLIAKLIVYGDTRAECLQRLKRALGEYVISGPSTLIPLHRRLVEDPVIHEGAYHIHWLEHWMERCAQAA, encoded by the coding sequence ATGTTTCAAAAAGTGCTCATTGCCAACAGGGGTGAGATCGCCCTGCGTATTTTAAGGGCCCTTAAGGAGATGAACATTCGCTCTGTCGCTGTTCACTCGATGGCCGATGTGGATGCTATGCACGTGCGCCTTGCGGATGAAAGTGTGTGTATTGGACCTGCCTTAAGTCGTGAGAGCTATCTCAATGCCACCTCGATTTTAGCAGCTGCAGAGCTGACCAACGCAGACGCGATTCATCCGGGTGTCGGCTTTTTGTCAGAAAATGCTGATTTTGCGCGTATGGTCGAAGACCATGGCATCACCTTTATTGGGCCCAGTCCTGCACACATGATGATGATGGGGCATAAGGTTAAGGCCAAACAAGCAGCTCATGACATGGGTTTGCCGCTGGTCCCGGGTTCCGAGGGCCATGTGACCTCTCCTTCCGAAGCTTCCTCATGTGTCAAAAAGCTTGGCTATCCTTTTTTGATGAAAGCTGTGCATGGTGGCGGCGGTAAGGGCATGCGGGTTGTGCGTCAGGGGGATGACGTGGCCAAAACACTCAGTCTCACACGTGCAGAGGCGCTTGCCAACTTTGGTTCTGACGAGGTGTATTTAGAAAGATATTTAGAAACGCCGCGGCACATTGAACTGCAAGTGTTGGCAGATCAGGCGGGTAATGTCTTGATCTTGGGTGAGCGTGATTGCTCAGTCCAAAGGCGGCACCAAAAAATTTGGGAAGAAGCTCCCGCTCCTGGCATTGATCGGGCTCTGGTTGAAGCCTTGTCTGAGAAGGCTGCGGCAGCCATGAAACGCATGGGGTATGTGGGGGCTGGGACGCTCGAATTTTTGTTTGAGGACGGTGAATTTTATTTTATTGAAATGAACACCCGTATTCAGGTGGAGCATCCCGTCACAGAAATGATTACAGGAATTGATCTGATCAAAGAGCAGATCAAAGTGGCCTATGGTGATTCTTTGTCGTTGAAGCAAGAGGATGTGGTGGTGAAAGGGCATGCGGTGGAATGTCGCATTAATGCGGAAGACCCCGAAACCTTTTTGCCAGCGCCAGGATTGATTGAAGCATATTTGCCTCCGGGTGGCCCTCACGTGCGTGTGGACAGTGGGTTATATCAGGGGTATAAGGTGCCGCCCTATTATGACAGCCTCATTGCCAAGCTTATTGTTTATGGGGATACGCGCGCGGAATGTCTCCAGCGTCTCAAACGCGCCTTGGGGGAATATGTCATTTCAGGGCCATCAACGTTGATTCCTCTCCATCGTCGTCTTGTGGAAGACCCCGTGATTCACGAGGGGGCCTATCATATCCATTGGCTCGAACACTGGATGGAACGTTGTGCACAGGCCGCTTAG
- the accB gene encoding acetyl-CoA carboxylase biotin carboxyl carrier protein — MRSIDTSDCGNHLKDKRKQDAGILTQKNINYKKKRISVVHKMSSPGSLFKEMKTILDDSDFVEVEYQKGDTRIRLVRPSPTSMTVAPAAEIVTVQPPQVVSSTKPELASSKEEATDNSFSVTSPMVGMVYLAPEPNAKPFVQKGDVVQEGQTLLIIEAMKVMNPLRAQKSGVIQDILVHNAQPVEFGELLVKIELS; from the coding sequence ATGCGCAGCATAGATACCTCTGATTGCGGCAACCATTTGAAAGACAAGAGAAAACAAGACGCTGGCATCTTGACACAAAAGAATATAAACTACAAGAAAAAGCGTATATCCGTGGTGCACAAGATGTCTTCTCCTGGCAGTCTATTTAAAGAAATGAAAACGATCCTCGACGATTCTGACTTTGTGGAGGTGGAATATCAAAAAGGAGATACACGGATTCGCCTTGTGCGTCCATCACCGACATCCATGACCGTGGCTCCCGCTGCTGAGATCGTGACCGTTCAGCCACCACAGGTGGTCAGCTCTACAAAGCCTGAGCTCGCCTCGTCTAAAGAAGAGGCAACTGACAATAGCTTTTCGGTCACCTCGCCTATGGTGGGTATGGTTTACCTTGCGCCTGAACCGAATGCGAAGCCTTTTGTGCAAAAAGGAGATGTGGTGCAAGAAGGCCAAACGCTTCTTATTATTGAGGCCATGAAGGTGATGAACCCCTTGCGGGCACAAAAAAGTGGGGTGATTCAAGACATCCTTGTGCATAATGCACAGCCCGTTGAATTTGGAGAGCTGCTTGTGAAGATTGAGTTATCCTGA
- a CDS encoding pyridoxal phosphate-dependent aminotransferase, with product MMFFTQTVQDLPPSPTLELSEKARYLRAQGVPVIDLGAGELDVDTPDAVKEAAIRALSEGFTKYTPVSGIADLKKAIQQKLEKTSGFCYDLSEIMVSVGAKQAIFNAFFATLSPGDEVVIPVPYWVSYPQMVRLVGGTVKMAQGEAERFFKLTPEALEAAISPQTKWLILNSPNNPTGAVYKEKELADLADVLVNHTDVWVMCDDIYQDIAYEEAPSLGRVAPFLRDRLLVVHGVSKSHAMTGWRIGYAAGPEALIRHMTNIQSQQTSGPCSIAQKAAIAAVADQSDWLVSLRKTLKERRDYMVRELRQMGFACELPRGAFYVYASCRHVIGKTFQGMTLTTDTQVADYLLRYAHVGTVPGVAFGLSPYLRLSYGNNLDILKQALDRVRTALGCGS from the coding sequence ATCATGTTTTTTACACAAACTGTTCAAGATTTGCCACCGTCGCCCACCCTTGAGTTGTCTGAAAAAGCTAGATATTTGCGTGCACAGGGTGTGCCTGTGATCGATTTAGGCGCCGGGGAGCTTGATGTGGATACGCCAGATGCTGTGAAAGAGGCGGCCATACGCGCGCTATCAGAAGGGTTTACAAAATACACACCGGTCAGCGGTATTGCGGATTTGAAGAAGGCTATTCAACAGAAATTAGAAAAAACATCAGGTTTTTGTTATGACCTTTCCGAAATAATGGTGAGTGTGGGGGCGAAGCAAGCCATCTTCAATGCCTTTTTTGCGACGCTTTCGCCCGGGGATGAGGTGGTGATTCCGGTGCCTTATTGGGTATCTTATCCTCAAATGGTCAGGCTTGTGGGCGGCACCGTGAAGATGGCCCAAGGGGAGGCAGAACGTTTTTTTAAACTGACCCCTGAGGCCCTGGAGGCTGCGATTTCACCGCAAACGAAGTGGTTGATTCTTAATTCTCCCAACAATCCCACAGGCGCTGTTTATAAAGAAAAAGAGCTGGCTGATCTTGCCGACGTGTTGGTTAATCACACCGATGTGTGGGTGATGTGTGACGATATTTATCAAGATATTGCCTATGAAGAGGCTCCCTCTTTGGGTCGCGTGGCTCCCTTTCTCAGGGATCGTCTCCTTGTGGTTCACGGGGTTTCAAAATCTCATGCCATGACGGGCTGGCGCATTGGGTATGCTGCGGGACCTGAGGCCTTGATAAGACATATGACCAATATTCAATCTCAGCAAACATCAGGGCCATGTTCGATTGCACAAAAAGCGGCCATAGCCGCTGTGGCAGACCAAAGTGACTGGCTTGTGTCTTTAAGAAAGACCCTTAAAGAACGTCGTGACTATATGGTGCGTGAATTGAGGCAGATGGGGTTTGCGTGTGAGCTGCCAAGGGGGGCTTTCTATGTGTATGCCTCATGTCGTCATGTGATTGGAAAAACCTTCCAAGGGATGACGCTCACCACAGACACACAGGTGGCAGACTATCTACTTCGCTATGCGCATGTGGGCACCGTGCCAGGAGTGGCTTTTGGCCTTTCGCCCTATTTGCGCCTCTCTTATGGCAATAATCTTGATATTTTGAAACAAGCGTTGGATCGTGTGCGCACAGCATTAGGATGTGGGTCATAA
- the grxD gene encoding Grx4 family monothiol glutaredoxin, with protein MSNIQSDIQNHKVVLYMKGTPDMPQCGFSSYVCAVLKHFNVSFLVRNVLEDPTLREDIKTFSNWPTLPQLYIDSQFVGGCDIVKSMHESGALKALLQEKGCLTEPRSKEVLE; from the coding sequence ATGAGCAATATTCAATCAGACATCCAAAACCACAAAGTTGTCCTTTATATGAAAGGCACACCTGACATGCCACAATGCGGTTTTTCAAGCTATGTGTGCGCTGTGCTGAAGCATTTCAACGTTTCTTTTTTGGTGCGCAATGTCTTAGAAGACCCCACGCTGCGCGAAGATATCAAAACCTTTAGCAACTGGCCCACCCTTCCTCAACTGTATATAGACAGCCAATTTGTGGGTGGATGTGACATTGTCAAATCCATGCATGAAAGCGGGGCACTCAAAGCTTTGTTGCAGGAAAAAGGATGCCTTACTGAGCCTCGTTCAAAAGAGGTTCTTGAATAA